Within Micromonospora narathiwatensis, the genomic segment GATCGGACCAGCGGCGGCCGGCGCCCCCGGAAGCGCTGAGGCGGTTCGTGGGGCCGTCCGTCACCCCGCCGGGTCCGTCACCCCGCCGGGTCCGGCTCCGCCGCAGGGGTGACGGCCGCCGGAGCCGCCACCACGTCGGGCGGCGACCCCGGTCGGTGCCAGGAACCGGGAACCCGCCCGGGGTGCGTCGGAGCCGCGCCGGCGTACGTCATCCGGAACGCCCGCACGGCGGCGGCCTCACCGAGGAGTTCGTACGGGCGGGGCGCGGCGCGGACCGCGGCGAGGAGCCGAACGAGCATCCCCAGACCGTCGCGCCCGTCGGGGACGGAACCGACGAGCAGTCGCTCGACGGTTTCCTGGTCCATCCGGTGCGTGTCCATCTCGTGTCCCTCAGCGCCGCCACCGGTCGTGACGTCACACGGGAACCGCTGCCCGCACCCTGGACCGGGGGGCGGTGAGGGCCGCCGGGTCGGCGGCTCACCCCATCGTCTTCGCCCCGTCGATGGCCTCGCGGATGATGTCGGCGTGACCGGCGTGTTGCGCGGTCTCGGCGATCAGGTGCAGCAGCACCCGCCGCACCGACCAACTGGCCCCGGGCTCGAACCAGGGCGCGGACGGCAGCGGATGGCCGGCGTCCAGGTCGAGGGTGGCGATCAGCGCGTCGGTCTCCGCGGCCACCCGGTCGAACTCGACCAGCAACCCGGCGAGGGTCTCGCCCTCGGCCATCCGGAACTGCCCGACCCAGTCGATCGGCTCGCTCCGCATCGCCTCGGCGCCGCCCACGGCGAACCGCATCCACCGCTCCTCGGTGGTCGCCACGTGCTTGATCAGCCCGCCGAGGCAGAGCTCGCTGGCCGTGCTGCGCCGGGCTGCCTGCTCGTCGGTCATACCCTGCACCGTCTGCCGGAGGAAGCCGCGGTGCCGGCGCAGCGTGTCGCGCAGATCCGCCCGCTCACCGGTGCGGACCTGGTCGGGAACGCTCATGGCGCCCGCCTTTCGATCGAGGACCGCGGACACCGTACGACCACCCACCGACACTTCCGCGCTCCCCATGATCGTGCTCGATCCTGGATCCGGTGGCATCCCGGTCGCGGCGAGGCCACTAACTTCCTGGATCGAGCACGATCATGCGGCGAGCGCGAGAGCGGCGGGCGTCGGCGGACCCGGGGGTCAGCCGCGCCAGCTCACGCCCTCGGGGTGCATGCCGGTGGCCTCCTCCAGCGCGTTGTCCGGCAGGTCTCCCTCGGCGCTGTCGTCGGGGAAGGTCCGTGCGGACGGCCCTGGATCGGGCGGGGCCCCCGGCCCCGCCTCGGGGGCGCGGGTCGGCTCCACCGAGCCGAAGCCGTGCCGGCCGGCCGGCGGCCCACCCGGCCCGGCCCCGGCCGCCCGGCGCTCGCCACGCCGGCCCTCGGGAACGGCGGGCTCCTCGCTGCCCTCGTCCATCGGGGCGTCCTCGCCGGCGCCCCAGGGCGGATCGGCGTCGAAGCCATCGGTGGTGCCCCACGGCGCGGCTTCCTCCGGCCCCCGTCCCTCACCCCTGCTCGGGCGCTTCCTGCTGCTCATCGCCACCTCACCTGGCTGGGTTCCCGTGCCCGGGCTGAATGCCCACCATCCGCCCGGTCATGCCGGGTCGGTGTCCCGTCGGGCGGCCGGCGGCCACGCCGTTGTGCGCCGGCCGCCCGACGGGAACCACCGGCGGCCACGCCGTTGTGCGCCGCCGGTCGACCCGGTCAACGACCGGCCGTGACCAGGTGTCGGGTCGCCGCGCCCATCGCGGCGACCTTGGCGATCGTCCTCGGCGAGCCCATGGCGACCTTGCCGATCTTCGGCGCGCCCATCCCGATGGCCTTGCCGATCGTCCGCGACGACGACGTCAGCCCGCCGGCCCGGCTGAGCATGCCCCGCAGCACCTGGCCCGGCTTCTGCTGCTCGCCCATGTACGCGGTGACCACCACCAGCGCCCCGGTCAAGGCCGGGACCACCCACTGGAGCACTTTCATCTGCCGCTGGAAGGAGGCGACGTCGGCCGGGGTCTGACGGCTCGGCTCGGTGACCCCGTCCACGGGCGGACCGCCCGCCCGGAGCAGCCTCATGCCGAGCAGCCGGCTGTAGCCGGTCACCGCCAGCGCGCCCACCGTCAGCCCGGTCTTCAGCGCGCTGACCTTTCCCACC encodes:
- a CDS encoding DinB family protein, coding for MSVPDQVRTGERADLRDTLRRHRGFLRQTVQGMTDEQAARRSTASELCLGGLIKHVATTEERWMRFAVGGAEAMRSEPIDWVGQFRMAEGETLAGLLVEFDRVAAETDALIATLDLDAGHPLPSAPWFEPGASWSVRRVLLHLIAETAQHAGHADIIREAIDGAKTMG